Genomic window (Zymoseptoria tritici IPO323 chromosome 1, whole genome shotgun sequence):
GCACCCCCTCCGGCGATCTTGGTTGTCTCGCTGGCACTCTGCTTCTTGATGGTGAAAGCGTCCTCGCAGACAGCGCTCCACCAGACATTGCTCAGGGAACATCCGCCATTGCAGTGAATGCCTTCAATCTGTCGCGGTCCGATGATCACATTAGAAATGGACGCGCCCTTCTCAAGTACGAAGACAGCGTCTTTGCCGCCACCTTCAGTCTGGCCTGTGCAGGACACACCGCGGTCGTACATCATCATGCCGCCATCGAAGGACTCGCCGGCCGCAATGGTCTTGACAGCGCTGAGGACAGACGTTCCGGATGAAGCTGGCAATCCACCGCCGGCAACGGCAGTTTTGGGGCTACCAGTTGTCGCAGATGGAGCGGTTTCGGAGGAAGCGTTTCTGGCTTTGATGATACCGGTGGCGTTGGAGAATACGGGTCCAGAGGGGAATGGTTGGAGTATCCCGGTTGGAACGATGCCGGGCCCAGGCGGATTGATAGGTGGCTCAACTCCACTGACAGAAGGGAATGGAGGGAGCGATCCCGAGGGAGGTGGGCTTGGAAGAGCCTTGACACCAATGGCCAAAGCCAGGAGAGCGACGGCAAAGTGCTGCATATTTGCTTGGAGTTCTGTCGGTGACCTGGAAGGGTAGAGAAGTCTGAAGCGGAAGACGAAGCGCGGGAAGAGAGATGAAAACTTGGGATGGATACCACCAGACGGATTCAAGGCTTAACTAGAAGATGTCGGGAGAAGTGCCACTGAATCAACGTCGCACATAGCTTTCGCAGCGCCTTCAGGTATAGTGGTCGAAATGCAGCGTTGCAACGTTCAATGGAGCTTTCAGGGCCGTGGTTGCTACTCGAAACATGCCGGCCCCAGTGGAACGCAGCTGGTCGGGTGTCCGAGAAGACTGCATAGTACCTATGTCGTCGTTAACAGAAGGCACTGATAGGGAGATGTCGTCAGAGAAGATATGAAGCCAAGGCACTGATAGTGAGATGTCGTCAGAGAAGATATGAAGCAATGTAAGCGAAACTGTCGTTCTGTTCGACAGTCGTGATTCGCTAGTCGCAACTGTGGAGTCGTTTCTGTTTAAAGAGGTGAAGATTTTCTCCGCTTGTTTACCGCGAGGTGCACAGTGGGTCAAAGGCAGAGAGACCGCCACGTTTCAAGTCGGTGTTGAGTTCCACAGTCATTGATATGACAGGTCGTACAGTGACGCTGTCCACGTTTCCTGGTGGAACTTGCCGACGTCGGATCGAGCGAACCGACGTCGCCAAATGCGTATGTCCACAGAGGTAGCAGGTCAACCCCACCCTCACTGTCAATCGATGACAGCCACCGGCCTTTCCAGGTCTTACACCGCCAGCGGAAGTTCGACCCGGCAACTCTTGCAATATTGCTCAAATTCTGCACCAAGGTCTGCAGTCAGCCCAGGATCCGCACCGCCCGCGTCGCTCTTCGCTCCACCGTGACCCTTTCGGAGCATAGCCTCGACCTTTGCACATTTGCGCGCCTCGGTGCGGACCCAGTCCTCCCACTCGGCACTGACAACATTCTCTTCGACGCGGTTGACAACTCTGAGTGCGACTAAGAGGTCGTGTCGGTAACGAGCGATTGAGTCGCGTGTTCGC
Coding sequences:
- the PEL1 gene encoding pectate lyase (Pectate lyase), with product SNATGIIKARNASSETAPSATTGSPKTAVAGGGLPASSGTSVLSAVKTIAAGESFDGGMMMYDRGVSCTGQTEGGGKDAVFVLEKGASISNVIIGPRQIEGIHCNGGCSLSNVWWSAVCEDAFTIKKQSASETTKIAGGGAYGATDKVLQHNAAGTLSVSGFTADDFGKLYRSCGNCDDMYERHVILNDIKSSNGKILVGINSNYGDTATLVRSLSDILQCVEYKGNDTGDEPEKISSGPSDACIYSESDIS